Proteins from a single region of Erythrobacter sp.:
- a CDS encoding sigma-70 family RNA polymerase sigma factor — protein sequence MAALPSTTPDDARDALREAMARLAAGDQAALEVIYRMTRVKLFGICLRILGDRKEAEDALQDVYVNLWQRADRYDPARASPISWLATFARNRAIDRLRTGKVRGGAVGIEEAAPLPDESPLADALLVDAEQAAQIHKCIAGLDARTQTHIRAAFFDGKTYAQLAEQAGVPLGTMKSWIRRGLQRLRACLEASEAV from the coding sequence ATGGCCGCCCTGCCCAGCACCACCCCGGATGACGCGCGCGACGCCCTGCGCGAGGCGATGGCGCGGCTCGCTGCGGGCGATCAGGCTGCGCTCGAAGTGATCTATCGCATGACGCGGGTGAAGCTGTTCGGCATCTGCCTGCGTATCTTGGGCGACAGGAAGGAAGCCGAGGACGCCTTGCAGGACGTCTATGTCAATTTGTGGCAGCGGGCAGACCGCTATGATCCCGCGCGGGCAAGCCCGATTTCGTGGCTGGCGACGTTCGCCCGCAACCGCGCGATTGATCGCCTGCGCACCGGCAAGGTGCGTGGCGGGGCGGTCGGGATCGAGGAAGCGGCACCCTTGCCTGATGAAAGCCCGCTAGCCGATGCACTGCTGGTCGATGCCGAACAGGCCGCGCAGATCCACAAGTGCATCGCCGGGCTCGACGCGCGCACGCAGACCCACATCCGCGCCGCCTTTTTCGACGGCAAGACCTATGCCCAACTGGCGGAGCAAGCGGGCGTGCCGCTCGGCACGATGAAGAGCTGGATCCGCCGCGGGCTGCAACGCCTGCGCGCCTGCCTTGAAGCGAGCGAGGCGGTATGA
- a CDS encoding cation diffusion facilitator family transporter, whose product MAHAHAHHHHHGHDHGHDHAHSHGHSHGHHHHAPADFGRAFAIGIALNTGFVAIEAVAGFLYGSMALVADAGHNLSDVLALALAWIASIAAKRPATGRFTYGYKSSTILAALANALLLAIAIGAILFETLHRLTEPQAPQPSAMMAVAGIGIVINALTAMLFMRGQSDLNIRGAYLHMAADALVSVGVVLAGLAILLTGLVWIDAAVSLAIVAVIAWGTWGLARDSVAMSLLAAPPGIELAEVRRHLAGLEGVAAVHDLHVWPMSTTETALTAHLVMPQRPASDAFLHSVTEGLRTRFGVHHATIQIESGDTHCGASC is encoded by the coding sequence ATGGCTCACGCGCACGCCCATCACCACCATCACGGCCATGATCATGGGCATGATCACGCGCACTCGCACGGCCATTCGCACGGGCACCACCACCACGCCCCCGCCGATTTCGGCCGCGCCTTTGCCATCGGCATCGCGCTCAACACCGGTTTCGTGGCGATCGAGGCGGTGGCCGGGTTCCTCTATGGATCGATGGCGCTGGTGGCAGACGCCGGGCACAACCTGTCCGACGTGCTGGCGCTGGCGCTGGCATGGATCGCCAGCATCGCCGCCAAGCGACCCGCGACAGGCCGCTTCACCTATGGCTACAAGTCCTCGACCATCCTTGCAGCGCTCGCCAATGCCCTGCTGCTCGCCATCGCGATCGGGGCGATTTTGTTCGAGACCCTCCACCGGTTGACCGAGCCGCAGGCCCCCCAGCCAAGCGCGATGATGGCGGTGGCCGGGATCGGGATCGTGATCAACGCGTTGACGGCCATGCTGTTCATGCGCGGCCAGAGCGATCTCAATATCCGCGGAGCCTATCTGCACATGGCCGCCGATGCGCTGGTATCGGTGGGCGTGGTGCTGGCGGGCCTCGCGATCCTGCTCACCGGCCTTGTCTGGATCGACGCGGCGGTGAGCCTTGCCATCGTCGCAGTGATCGCATGGGGCACATGGGGCCTTGCGCGCGATAGCGTGGCGATGAGCCTGCTGGCCGCCCCGCCGGGGATCGAGCTTGCCGAGGTGCGCCGCCATCTCGCTGGCCTCGAAGGCGTGGCGGCGGTCCATGATCTCCATGTCTGGCCGATGTCGACCACCGAAACCGCATTGACCGCCCATCTGGTGATGCCGCAGCGCCCCGCCTCCGACGCCTTTCTGCACTCGGTCACCGAAGGCCTGCGCACCCGCTTTGGCGTGCATCATGCGACCATCCAGATCGAGAGCGGCGATACGCATTGCGGGGCAAGCTGCTGA
- the mtgA gene encoding monofunctional biosynthetic peptidoglycan transglycosylase — MVKTIATYVAKAIAGFVGLTVVLVVAFKWLPVPVTATMLMDENGITKDWESLENIDRNLVSAVIASEDQRFCEHSGFDTEAIEQAMRANMEGGKIRGGSSISQQTAKNVFLWQGGGYVRKAFEAWFTFWIELVWGKRRIMEVYLNVAETGIGTYGAEAGAQRYFDHSAARMSRDEASRMAAALPSPKKRAVKGPGGWLARHGNRIERRIGIVRRDGLDACVYN; from the coding sequence ATGGTCAAAACCATCGCCACATATGTCGCCAAGGCCATCGCCGGTTTCGTCGGGTTGACGGTGGTGCTGGTGGTGGCCTTCAAGTGGCTCCCTGTCCCCGTCACCGCGACCATGCTGATGGACGAGAACGGCATCACCAAGGATTGGGAGAGCCTCGAAAACATCGACCGCAATCTGGTCTCCGCAGTGATCGCATCCGAAGATCAGCGCTTCTGCGAGCACTCCGGCTTCGACACCGAAGCGATCGAGCAGGCGATGCGTGCCAACATGGAAGGCGGCAAGATCCGCGGCGGATCATCGATCAGCCAGCAGACCGCCAAGAACGTCTTCCTGTGGCAGGGCGGCGGCTATGTCCGCAAGGCCTTCGAGGCGTGGTTCACCTTCTGGATCGAGCTCGTGTGGGGCAAGCGGCGGATCATGGAAGTCTATCTCAATGTCGCCGAAACCGGGATCGGCACCTATGGCGCCGAGGCCGGAGCGCAGCGCTATTTCGATCACTCCGCAGCGCGTATGAGCCGCGATGAGGCAAGCCGGATGGCCGCCGCTCTCCCCAGCCCCAAGAAGCGCGCGGTGAAGGGCCCGGGCGGGTGGCTCGCGCGCCACGGCAACCGCATCGAGCGGCGGATCGGGATCGTCAGGCGTGACGGGCTCGATGCTTGCGTCTACAACTGA